The sequence AACCAGTTGCCCTCGCGGCTGAACGGCAAATGGCGCTTCAACGTTCATAACGGCTTTTATCAGTCGCGCGACAAAGACGGTCAGCTCAAGGGCAAACCCACCCGCTTTGACGCTGCGGGCAGCTCCGGCGCAATCACCAACGGCATTGCAAAAAGTGGTGATTTTTATCTCAAGGGGCAGGACCTCACTGTTACCGGCGGTGGATGGATAGACCTCAACAGTGAGACTCTAGACTGTAACTTTACCGTAAACATGAAGAATCTTCCAGAATTCCCCATGCGTCTTTATGGCAGCCTGGACAACAGCAAAACATCCATTGGCGCTGGCAAGCTGCTGCTCAACACCATTGGTGGCATCACCCAGGGATTTGTTGATGTGCTTGGCGGCGTGGTGGAAGGCACCTGGAAGCTCTTTCGGTAGGCAGCGGCCCGTGGGCTGCAACATGTCGAGCATTCTTCCCAGCACCCGTTGACAGGGCCTATTTTAGGGGATAGGGTGCCAGTTGTGTTCTTTTTTGCACAAACTAACTCGGTTCCGGCAAGGAGAGTACCAGTGAATATCCTTATTTTTGGCCCCAACGGCAGCGGCAAAGGCACTCAGGGTGACCTGATCAAGCAGAAGTACAACCTCGCCCACATCGAATCCGGGGCCATCTTCCGTGAACACATCGGCGGCGGCACCGAGCTGGGCAAAAAAGCCAAGGCTTACATCGATCGCGGCGATCTCGTGCCCGATGACATCACCATTCCCATGGTGCTGGAAACCCTGAAGACCAAGGGTCAGCAGGGCTGGCTGCTTGATGGCTTCCCCCGCAATACCGTGCAGGCCCAGAAGCTGTGGGACGCCCTCCAGAAAGAAGGCATGCAGCTTGACTACGTGGTTGAGATTCTTCTGCCCCGCGAAGTGGCCAAAAACCGCATCATGGGCCGCCGCCTCTGCAAGAATAACAACAACCACCCCAACAACATCTTTATTGACGCCATCAAGCCCAACGGCGATGTCTGCCGCGTCTGTGGCGGCGCGC comes from Desulfovibrio sp. UIB00 and encodes:
- a CDS encoding adenylate kinase; the encoded protein is MNILIFGPNGSGKGTQGDLIKQKYNLAHIESGAIFREHIGGGTELGKKAKAYIDRGDLVPDDITIPMVLETLKTKGQQGWLLDGFPRNTVQAQKLWDALQKEGMQLDYVVEILLPREVAKNRIMGRRLCKNNNNHPNNIFIDAIKPNGDVCRVCGGALSSRSDDQDEGAINKRHDIYYNTTDGTLAAAYFYKDLAGAGKTKYIELNGEGSIDSIKETLLSKLA